The Vibrio astriarenae genome contains a region encoding:
- a CDS encoding extracellular solute-binding protein, with amino-acid sequence MKKWTTFLAGSACAVSLLSQPVFAQDKELVFMNWGPYINSSLLEQFTKETGIKVIYSTYESNETLYAKLKTHNQGYDLVVPSTYFVSKMRDEGMLQKIDKSKLSNFSNLDPNYLDKPYDPNNDYSIPHVVAITGLAVNTDMYDPEEFQSWADLWKPELEGQVMLMDDTREVFHIALRKLGYSGNSIDDTQIDEAYAQLQQLMPNVLVFNSDNPGAPYMSGEVGVGMLWNGSAAAAQNEGLPIELVYPKEGGIGWVDNLAISSGAKNIEAAHKMIDFLLRPDIAEQITRDTGYLTAVKASNDKFTHLEALFPSQEDLDNVEWQSAVDDKTSRYEEYFLKLKAGQ; translated from the coding sequence ATGAAAAAGTGGACTACTTTTTTAGCTGGTAGTGCATGTGCAGTATCACTACTTTCTCAACCAGTGTTTGCACAAGATAAAGAATTGGTATTTATGAACTGGGGGCCATACATCAATAGCTCTTTGCTGGAACAATTTACCAAAGAAACGGGCATCAAAGTGATCTATTCGACCTATGAGTCAAATGAAACGCTTTATGCCAAGCTAAAAACCCACAACCAAGGCTATGATCTGGTTGTACCTTCGACGTATTTTGTATCGAAAATGCGTGATGAGGGCATGCTGCAAAAAATTGATAAGTCTAAGCTGTCTAACTTTTCAAATCTTGACCCTAACTACTTGGATAAGCCTTACGACCCGAATAATGATTACTCTATTCCTCACGTCGTCGCCATTACGGGTTTAGCCGTTAATACGGATATGTATGACCCTGAAGAATTCCAGAGCTGGGCGGATCTTTGGAAGCCTGAGCTTGAGGGACAAGTGATGTTAATGGACGATACCCGCGAAGTGTTCCATATCGCATTGCGTAAACTCGGATACTCTGGTAACAGTATCGACGATACGCAAATTGATGAAGCTTATGCACAACTGCAACAGCTTATGCCTAATGTTTTAGTGTTTAATTCGGACAACCCAGGCGCTCCCTATATGTCTGGAGAAGTCGGTGTAGGCATGCTGTGGAATGGCTCAGCAGCGGCTGCACAAAACGAAGGATTGCCGATTGAACTTGTGTATCCAAAAGAAGGCGGTATTGGTTGGGTAGACAATCTCGCAATCAGCTCAGGGGCAAAGAATATTGAAGCAGCACATAAGATGATCGACTTCTTACTGCGCCCGGACATTGCCGAACAAATCACACGTGACACGGGCTATTTAACCGCAGTGAAGGCCTCAAACGATAAGTTTACACACCTTGAAGCGCTGTTCCCTTCACAAGAAGACCTCGACAATGTGGAATGGCAATCTGCTGTAGATGATAAAACTTCACGCTACGAAGAATACTTCCTGAAACTAAAAGCCGGTCAATAA
- the cobB gene encoding Sir2 family NAD+-dependent deacetylase — translation MSKSIHNIVILTGAGISAESGIQTFRAQDGLWENHRIEEVATPEGYERNPELVQEFYNKRRAGLKRPSIKPNAAHTALGELTKHFNGKVTVVTQNIDNLHERGGSQGVIHMHGELLKARCPVSNQVIDMQDDIKVGDTCHCCQLPSQLRPHVVWFGEMPLQMGEIYSLLQEADLFISIGTSGVVYPAAGFVHDAKMHGAHTVEINLEPSAVESEFAEKRYGLASVEVPKIVAELLRGGLSIAS, via the coding sequence ATGAGTAAATCAATCCATAATATTGTAATTCTCACCGGTGCAGGCATTTCTGCAGAGTCAGGGATCCAGACATTTCGCGCACAAGATGGCTTGTGGGAGAATCATCGTATCGAGGAAGTCGCAACGCCCGAAGGGTATGAACGAAATCCTGAGTTGGTGCAAGAATTCTACAATAAGCGACGAGCGGGACTTAAGCGCCCAAGTATAAAACCGAATGCGGCGCATACGGCGCTGGGAGAGTTGACAAAGCACTTCAATGGCAAAGTCACGGTCGTCACTCAAAATATCGATAACCTGCATGAGCGAGGTGGTTCACAGGGGGTCATTCATATGCATGGCGAGCTGTTAAAAGCCCGTTGCCCGGTTAGCAATCAGGTTATAGACATGCAAGACGACATCAAAGTAGGGGATACTTGCCACTGCTGTCAGCTACCCAGTCAACTGAGGCCTCACGTTGTGTGGTTTGGCGAGATGCCGCTACAGATGGGAGAGATATACTCTCTACTTCAAGAAGCGGATCTATTTATATCGATTGGTACCTCTGGAGTTGTCTATCCCGCGGCGGGCTTTGTGCATGACGCAAAAATGCATGGCGCTCACACAGTAGAAATCAACTTAGAACCTAGCGCTGTTGAGAGTGAGTTCGCTGAAAAACGCTATGGCTTAGCCAGCGTTGAAGTACCTAAAATTGTCGCTGAGTTATTAAGGGGGGGGCTATCAATCGCTTCCTGA
- a CDS encoding ATP-binding protein — MRRYSWIQQGWLLLLVMMHHNVFALGLEDNQRPTLSQNVSELATQVDAFPEALFMEASDYSQAKQVLIKTLQLIDVEANQFDQTLHSYRAYKDEESWRQASQSFFNLQSLNASKQKLITVVRSDVKDELTGFGPVGVTQVKAELKLIRLNAEFMFYFQLASFKAFIGDLLISPVPVVWVALKVLLVIWLLGWWLKNRKRFIAKYRELYLDNQPHPHIVHRTIWYLTKADKSLAWLVAITASLRIIASLPSLQHLIFLEIFTWWVLGGAIAVNLLLEVTYRYSRHTTPALKILRLSTIRYYVWTLIIVGVVLQISTRTLGKGTIYHWITYVFITWLGLITLVILNRWRKVVFERIASMSGKPNFIVWAESQSTHWLMRFPATLLAILWLVIHRFKHQVVSSLSNYAAFSQVLAYLFRVEVAKQSGDVSTDSNFARLKGKDVFDYVLPGNEDSELIDYGNEELKKLAQYLLTDKPAFCVISGERGIGSTTVQKQLLHRVKNASPYYINCPYEGYIPLLDDFANQLGLAHQDGDLETLIYRHLVQLDKPVLVVLDNAQRLIKPKVGGLESLIKLTQLLRSTGNKHRFLLSIEKASWRFVDRARGERLIFDWVTFLPRWSEKQIHSLLETRVNQSEAASVSFEGIVVPKQWEQDDTSEEQRAKQGFYRILWHYSDGNPTVALRFMRYSLHRDKSNDEVVVRLFKAPSSEELEQMPKPMLAVLRSIVQLEVASPEEVSECTQLSLVEVTGVLRFFQSRGLIEFNEQQARISDHWFRYITNVLDRQHLLVK, encoded by the coding sequence TTGAGACGTTATAGTTGGATACAACAGGGCTGGCTACTCCTACTGGTGATGATGCATCACAATGTTTTTGCATTAGGTCTCGAAGATAATCAAAGACCGACGCTTTCGCAAAACGTATCGGAGTTAGCAACCCAAGTAGACGCTTTTCCCGAAGCTCTGTTTATGGAGGCTTCAGACTACAGCCAGGCTAAACAGGTCCTGATAAAGACACTGCAACTTATCGATGTTGAAGCGAATCAATTTGACCAAACCTTACACTCTTATCGCGCCTATAAAGACGAAGAGAGTTGGCGTCAGGCGAGTCAGAGCTTTTTCAACTTACAGAGCCTCAATGCCAGCAAGCAGAAGCTGATTACGGTTGTACGCAGTGACGTCAAGGACGAACTCACAGGCTTTGGACCCGTTGGGGTTACCCAAGTCAAGGCCGAATTAAAGTTGATTCGGTTAAACGCTGAGTTCATGTTTTACTTTCAGCTAGCAAGCTTTAAGGCTTTTATCGGAGATTTGCTCATCTCCCCTGTCCCCGTTGTTTGGGTTGCGCTGAAAGTGCTCCTAGTTATATGGCTGCTCGGTTGGTGGCTAAAGAATCGTAAACGCTTCATAGCGAAATACCGCGAGCTATACCTAGACAACCAACCACACCCCCATATTGTCCATCGTACGATTTGGTATCTCACAAAAGCGGATAAATCGCTTGCTTGGCTAGTCGCGATTACCGCTTCACTTAGAATCATCGCCTCTCTTCCTAGCCTTCAACATCTCATTTTTCTAGAAATCTTTACTTGGTGGGTGCTCGGTGGGGCTATTGCCGTCAATTTGTTGCTTGAGGTGACCTATCGCTATAGTCGTCACACCACACCGGCTCTAAAAATCCTTAGACTGAGTACCATTCGTTACTATGTCTGGACCTTGATTATCGTCGGTGTCGTGCTGCAAATATCAACACGCACTCTTGGTAAAGGCACCATTTACCATTGGATTACCTATGTTTTTATCACGTGGCTTGGGTTGATCACCCTGGTCATTCTCAATCGGTGGCGAAAAGTGGTATTTGAGCGTATCGCTTCAATGAGTGGTAAACCGAACTTTATTGTGTGGGCAGAGAGCCAATCTACCCACTGGTTGATGCGCTTTCCTGCGACGTTACTGGCCATTCTCTGGCTAGTGATTCACCGATTTAAACATCAAGTTGTCTCATCATTATCGAACTATGCCGCGTTTAGCCAAGTTCTTGCTTACTTATTTCGAGTAGAAGTCGCCAAGCAGTCTGGCGATGTTTCGACCGACAGTAACTTTGCACGTCTTAAAGGCAAAGATGTTTTTGATTATGTACTTCCCGGAAATGAGGACAGCGAGCTCATAGACTATGGCAATGAGGAGCTCAAAAAGCTGGCTCAGTATTTATTGACAGACAAGCCCGCCTTTTGTGTGATTAGTGGCGAACGAGGGATAGGCTCAACCACAGTGCAAAAGCAATTGCTGCACAGAGTAAAGAATGCCTCCCCTTATTACATCAACTGCCCTTACGAAGGCTATATTCCCCTTTTAGATGATTTCGCTAACCAGTTGGGGCTCGCGCATCAAGATGGTGATCTTGAAACGCTTATCTATCGCCACCTTGTTCAACTTGATAAACCCGTTCTCGTCGTGCTCGATAACGCTCAGCGTCTTATTAAGCCCAAGGTCGGTGGCTTAGAGAGCCTCATTAAGCTGACGCAACTATTGCGAAGCACAGGCAATAAACATCGATTTCTTTTATCCATTGAAAAAGCGAGTTGGCGTTTTGTCGACAGAGCTCGAGGGGAACGTTTAATTTTTGATTGGGTGACCTTCCTGCCTCGGTGGAGTGAAAAGCAGATCCACTCGTTATTGGAAACCCGCGTCAATCAATCTGAAGCAGCAAGTGTTTCCTTTGAGGGTATTGTTGTACCCAAGCAGTGGGAACAAGACGACACAAGTGAAGAACAAAGAGCAAAGCAAGGTTTCTATCGGATCTTGTGGCATTACTCTGATGGGAATCCTACCGTTGCGCTGCGCTTTATGCGCTATTCGCTCCATAGAGATAAATCTAACGATGAAGTGGTGGTGCGCCTATTCAAAGCCCCAAGCTCTGAAGAACTAGAACAAATGCCTAAACCAATGCTGGCGGTATTGCGCTCGATTGTCCAACTGGAGGTCGCCTCGCCTGAAGAAGTGTCTGAATGCACACAGCTTAGCCTCGTTGAAGTGACTGGCGTTCTTCGTTTTTTCCAAAGTCGCGGACTGATAGAGTTTAATGAGCAACAAGCGCGGATTTCTGATCACTGGTTTAGGTACATAACGAATGTCCTCGACCGACAACATCTTTTGGTGAAGTAA
- a CDS encoding mechanosensitive ion channel family protein produces MVRVLGLLVFLVSFLASASEENTLTDIEQFASLIRWSGVMLSLLVIAATWLLLKFMNSIVESIGSQFAQYRMLLQKVQSFLQFFIYLTAALVVFMISFRINDHILALIGGTLAVSVGFALKDLAASFIAGLTVMIDRPFQVGDRVTFEGNYGDILAIGLRSIRMRTLSDDIITIPNNKFLNEVVVSGNYGALDMQVVIPFYIGLNEDIELARNLIQEAASSSRYIHLPKPVVVLVKQTITDNYLAITLTCKAYVVDTAYEKLFETDVTLRVMSEFKKAGINPPQIAVSHR; encoded by the coding sequence ATGGTGCGAGTTTTAGGTCTACTTGTTTTTTTGGTGAGTTTTCTCGCATCGGCGAGCGAAGAGAATACGCTTACAGACATTGAGCAGTTTGCCTCTCTCATTCGTTGGAGCGGTGTCATGCTTTCTCTGCTTGTTATCGCGGCAACCTGGTTACTGCTCAAATTCATGAACTCAATCGTTGAGTCCATAGGCAGTCAGTTTGCGCAGTACCGAATGTTGCTGCAAAAAGTACAATCGTTTCTGCAGTTCTTTATCTATCTGACAGCAGCATTGGTTGTGTTCATGATCAGTTTTCGAATCAACGATCATATACTCGCCCTCATAGGCGGTACTCTCGCGGTTTCTGTGGGTTTTGCTCTTAAAGATCTTGCTGCCTCATTTATCGCCGGGCTCACGGTTATGATTGACCGACCGTTCCAAGTTGGTGACCGCGTCACTTTTGAGGGTAACTATGGCGATATTTTGGCGATTGGCCTGCGCTCCATACGTATGAGGACGTTAAGTGACGACATTATTACGATACCCAACAATAAGTTTTTGAATGAAGTCGTGGTTAGCGGTAACTATGGTGCACTTGATATGCAGGTCGTTATCCCCTTTTATATAGGACTGAACGAAGATATTGAACTCGCTCGAAACCTGATACAGGAAGCCGCTTCCTCAAGTCGCTACATTCACCTCCCTAAACCCGTGGTGGTGTTGGTCAAACAAACCATCACCGATAACTATCTGGCCATCACGCTCACCTGTAAAGCGTATGTGGTTGATACGGCCTACGAAAAGCTATTTGAAACCGATGTGACACTTAGAGTCATGAGTGAGTTTAAAAAAGCAGGCATTAATCCACCACAGATAGCGGTCTCTCATCGATAA
- a CDS encoding DUF2960 family protein, producing the protein MARTIIYTYKDEEKRLTFSYQQHRNIHEAVAEAEGIDISEFLKMEQQIEAISDTKAVRNYRDNHFRKLGFGKITLEQRENRGVGKK; encoded by the coding sequence ATGGCTAGAACCATTATCTATACCTACAAAGACGAAGAGAAACGTTTAACGTTTTCATACCAACAGCACCGCAATATCCATGAAGCCGTTGCTGAGGCTGAAGGTATCGATATTTCGGAGTTTCTAAAAATGGAACAGCAGATCGAAGCGATTTCAGACACTAAAGCGGTTCGTAACTATCGTGATAACCACTTTAGAAAGTTGGGTTTTGGTAAAATCACACTTGAGCAGCGTGAAAATCGCGGTGTGGGTAAAAAATAA
- the nagK gene encoding N-acetylglucosamine kinase, whose protein sequence is MYYGFDVGGTKIEFGAFNDQLQRVATERVPTPTDDYQLLVDTIVGLVEKYDAELNCEGKIGLGLPGMEDADDGTVLTVNIPAAKGQPLRVDLEAKIGRTVKIENDANCFALSEAWDEELQDAPSVMGLILGTGFGGGLIYDGKVFSGRNNVAGEVGHMRLPIDAWFHLGDNAPLLGCGCGKKGCQDSYLSGRGFELIYAHYFGEEKKAIDIIKANEAGCEKAAEHVDRFMELLAICFANLFTANDPHVVALGGGLSNFELIYEEMPKRIPKYLLSVAKCPKIVKAKHGDSGGVRGAAFLNIK, encoded by the coding sequence ATGTACTACGGCTTTGATGTAGGCGGAACTAAGATCGAATTTGGCGCATTTAATGACCAGCTTCAACGTGTCGCCACCGAACGCGTACCAACACCAACAGATGACTATCAATTATTAGTAGACACGATTGTAGGTCTGGTGGAAAAGTACGATGCAGAACTGAACTGCGAAGGCAAAATTGGCCTTGGTCTTCCTGGTATGGAAGACGCAGATGATGGGACAGTATTAACCGTTAACATTCCTGCTGCGAAAGGCCAGCCACTGCGTGTAGATTTGGAAGCAAAGATTGGCCGTACGGTTAAAATCGAAAATGATGCTAACTGTTTTGCACTGTCAGAAGCTTGGGATGAAGAGCTTCAAGATGCACCATCAGTGATGGGTTTGATCCTAGGTACTGGTTTTGGCGGCGGATTGATCTATGACGGTAAAGTGTTCTCTGGTCGCAACAATGTTGCTGGTGAAGTCGGCCACATGCGTCTGCCGATCGACGCTTGGTTCCACCTAGGTGACAATGCTCCGCTGCTTGGTTGTGGCTGTGGTAAAAAAGGCTGTCAAGATAGCTACTTATCTGGTCGCGGTTTTGAGCTTATCTACGCTCACTACTTCGGTGAAGAGAAGAAAGCCATCGATATTATCAAAGCGAATGAAGCTGGCTGTGAGAAAGCGGCAGAGCATGTTGATCGCTTTATGGAGCTTCTGGCTATTTGTTTTGCAAACCTATTTACAGCGAATGACCCACATGTCGTTGCATTGGGTGGTGGCCTATCTAACTTTGAGCTTATCTATGAAGAGATGCCAAAGCGTATTCCAAAGTACCTACTGTCAGTAGCAAAATGTCCTAAGATTGTGAAAGCAAAACACGGCGATTCTGGTGGTGTGCGCGGTGCAGCCTTCCTGAACATCAAATAG
- a CDS encoding tRNA-uridine aminocarboxypropyltransferase codes for MRIHAFHLLREERLKTSTKPFNARGAKVSRCRHCLVAEHNCLCDLQPQVECNIAALILVSDNETFKPSNTGRLIADVVHDTCVFAWNRTEPQQELLGLLKDTRYLPFVVFPDEYVDDQTRLVDSYKLLELQGRSTSDGIDSSRTLLPIFLDGSWREARKMFRRSDYLSHLPVLSIEPQQISEYLMRSSDNEQHLSTAEVASLVLEQLNEQQAGKALQLWFECFRETYMLSKTRYKSDPTRPALNQWKNFINFENSNGE; via the coding sequence ATGAGAATACACGCTTTCCACTTATTACGTGAAGAACGTTTAAAAACATCAACTAAGCCATTTAATGCAAGGGGAGCGAAGGTCTCTCGCTGTCGTCACTGTTTGGTTGCAGAGCACAACTGTTTATGTGATTTACAACCGCAGGTTGAATGTAATATCGCAGCACTGATTCTTGTCTCTGACAACGAAACCTTTAAGCCCAGTAATACAGGGCGGCTGATTGCTGATGTTGTTCATGATACCTGCGTATTCGCATGGAATCGTACTGAGCCACAACAAGAGCTCCTAGGACTGCTTAAAGACACACGCTACCTGCCTTTTGTTGTCTTTCCAGATGAATACGTTGATGACCAAACTCGTTTGGTAGATAGTTATAAACTCCTTGAGCTGCAGGGTCGAAGCACAAGTGATGGCATTGACAGTAGTAGAACGTTACTCCCAATCTTTTTAGATGGTAGTTGGAGAGAAGCGCGTAAGATGTTTCGCCGTTCCGATTATTTATCTCATCTCCCTGTATTATCGATAGAACCGCAACAGATTTCTGAATATCTGATGCGTAGCTCCGATAATGAACAGCACTTATCGACGGCTGAAGTTGCTTCACTGGTTCTTGAGCAGCTAAATGAACAACAAGCAGGCAAAGCATTGCAGCTTTGGTTTGAGTGTTTCCGTGAAACTTATATGCTAAGTAAGACGCGCTACAAATCAGATCCGACACGCCCAGCACTCAATCAATGGAAAAATTTCATAAATTTCGAAAATTCTAACGGCGAATAG
- a CDS encoding sterol desaturase family protein encodes MEIESIRFGFFIGILFICTVWEIIVPKRSLTQSKWFRWSNNLGLVALNGLLLKITLPLLAIDVALVTEDQGFGVFNWLSLPLWLSVPITVFVLDCVIYWQHRLFHQVPLLWKLHRMHHSDQDIDVTTGARFHPIEIVLSMLIKIVAVAIIGAPAIAVLIFEILLNGSAMFNHSNARLSTDLDRLLRTAIVTPDMHRVHHSTIRKECDSNYGFFLSIWDRCFGSYIDQPQHGHQGMQIGVDRFRARNEQRIDKMLTQPFRSK; translated from the coding sequence ATGGAGATTGAATCAATCCGATTTGGATTCTTTATAGGCATACTGTTCATTTGCACAGTATGGGAAATTATCGTACCCAAACGGTCACTAACACAATCAAAATGGTTTCGTTGGTCAAACAATTTAGGGCTCGTGGCTCTTAATGGCTTATTGTTAAAAATCACCCTCCCTTTATTAGCCATCGACGTTGCACTCGTGACAGAAGACCAAGGGTTTGGTGTTTTCAATTGGTTGTCACTGCCACTTTGGCTTTCAGTGCCAATAACCGTATTCGTGTTGGACTGTGTTATCTACTGGCAACATCGACTGTTTCATCAGGTGCCTTTACTGTGGAAGCTACATCGAATGCACCATAGTGACCAAGATATTGATGTCACAACCGGAGCACGTTTTCATCCCATAGAAATTGTACTGTCTATGTTGATTAAAATCGTTGCCGTCGCAATCATTGGCGCACCCGCGATTGCCGTACTAATCTTTGAGATACTTCTGAACGGCAGTGCGATGTTCAATCATAGTAACGCTCGCCTAAGCACTGACTTAGACCGCTTACTGAGAACCGCTATCGTGACGCCTGACATGCACCGCGTTCACCATTCAACAATACGAAAGGAGTGCGATTCCAACTACGGTTTCTTTTTGTCGATATGGGACCGCTGTTTTGGTAGCTATATCGACCAACCGCAACACGGACATCAAGGCATGCAAATAGGTGTCGATCGTTTCAGGGCACGCAATGAGCAGCGTATTGATAAGATGTTAACCCAGCCATTCAGGTCGAAATAA
- a CDS encoding NlpC/P60 family protein: MNYKTPFLALAILITGCATAPSNDYSQHTLDHQYNSLYQSWQGVPYVLGGNTKQGIDCSAFVQVAYSTVHGKHLPRTTSEQSQVGKKVAYSKAREGDLVFFKTGYKTRHVGIYLGGNQFLHASTSRGVIISRLDNPYWADKFWHFRSVI, from the coding sequence TTGAACTACAAAACCCCATTTTTAGCGCTGGCTATACTCATCACTGGTTGTGCTACTGCTCCATCGAATGATTATTCACAGCATACACTTGACCATCAATACAACTCGCTCTATCAAAGTTGGCAAGGCGTGCCCTATGTTTTAGGAGGCAACACCAAGCAAGGCATTGACTGCTCGGCTTTTGTTCAGGTCGCCTACTCCACTGTTCATGGAAAGCATCTCCCGCGTACTACTAGTGAACAGAGCCAAGTCGGTAAAAAAGTCGCGTACAGCAAGGCAAGAGAAGGCGATTTAGTGTTCTTTAAAACCGGATACAAAACTCGACATGTCGGCATCTATCTGGGAGGGAACCAGTTTCTTCATGCGTCGACATCACGAGGTGTGATCATATCAAGGCTTGATAACCCCTACTGGGCGGATAAGTTTTGGCATTTTCGAAGTGTTATCTAG
- a CDS encoding DUF3802 family protein: MVVETDGYLALIEHLTFNLDLFSNNMDDTGAESIEDVVTDLIASNIMAVFDQNPELHSSVRFTLLKEADSVVADLGEVLAGVWAKPATNSQIAFLDEYISLVKNLFDSAVAKYD, encoded by the coding sequence GTGGTTGTAGAGACGGATGGCTATCTTGCCCTGATTGAACACCTGACGTTTAATCTGGATTTATTTTCAAACAACATGGACGATACTGGGGCTGAAAGTATTGAAGATGTTGTTACTGATCTCATAGCATCTAATATCATGGCGGTTTTCGATCAAAACCCTGAACTTCATTCAAGTGTTCGCTTCACTCTGTTAAAAGAGGCCGATTCTGTTGTTGCTGATTTAGGGGAAGTATTGGCTGGTGTTTGGGCAAAGCCAGCCACCAATAGTCAAATCGCATTCTTAGATGAATACATTAGCCTAGTTAAGAACTTATTTGATTCAGCGGTTGCCAAATACGACTAG
- a CDS encoding fructosamine kinase family protein, which produces MWRAIEQAISEHFGTPFSIEEHEKLSGGDINQAYVISGEDQRYFVKVNDKAHLERFQLEAEQLNQLKLSNTVNTPQVITSGNSKQHAFLVLEYIVLKSLDKAGGSYEFGKQLAKLHRWGDQKEYGNDIDNFIGDTLQPNSWMKNWSRFFSEQRIGWQLQLLKEKGVHIVDIDDCIEEVHQRLLNHSPRPSLLHGDLWHGNVAQSVSGPVVYDPASYWGDRECDIAMTELFGAFDSDFYKGYEDEWPLDHQYQWRKPVYQLYHILNHLNLFGGQYLSQAESMIEKIMTEQTQEQLPM; this is translated from the coding sequence ATGTGGCGAGCAATTGAGCAGGCAATTTCTGAGCACTTCGGTACCCCATTTAGCATAGAGGAGCACGAGAAGTTATCGGGAGGTGATATCAATCAGGCGTATGTGATCAGTGGAGAAGATCAAAGATACTTTGTCAAAGTTAATGATAAGGCTCATCTAGAGCGCTTTCAATTAGAAGCGGAACAGCTCAACCAGCTAAAACTATCCAATACCGTCAACACCCCGCAAGTCATTACCTCCGGTAACAGTAAACAGCATGCATTTTTAGTCCTTGAGTACATCGTCCTTAAATCCTTAGACAAAGCCGGTGGGTCATATGAGTTTGGTAAACAACTCGCGAAACTACACCGTTGGGGCGATCAAAAGGAGTATGGCAACGACATTGATAACTTCATTGGCGACACCCTACAACCAAACTCTTGGATGAAAAATTGGTCCCGCTTTTTTTCTGAGCAGCGAATTGGTTGGCAGCTACAACTGCTTAAAGAGAAAGGTGTTCATATTGTCGATATCGATGACTGTATTGAGGAAGTGCATCAACGTCTACTCAACCACTCCCCACGCCCCTCTCTACTTCATGGCGATCTTTGGCATGGTAATGTCGCGCAAAGTGTATCGGGACCTGTGGTGTATGACCCGGCGAGCTATTGGGGAGACCGAGAGTGTGATATCGCCATGACTGAGTTATTTGGTGCGTTTGATAGTGATTTCTATAAAGGCTATGAAGATGAGTGGCCGCTAGACCATCAGTATCAGTGGCGTAAACCGGTCTACCAGCTCTACCACATTCTCAATCACCTCAATTTATTTGGAGGACAGTATCTCTCTCAAGCTGAAAGCATGATTGAAAAGATAATGACTGAGCAAACACAAGAACAGTTACCTATGTAA
- a CDS encoding CPXCG motif-containing cysteine-rich protein yields MQTYTERRVHCPHCDHLINVTIDASNGSQQYYDDCPACCHAIHMNVVVDEVHDTIELYSDADDEQIF; encoded by the coding sequence ATGCAAACCTACACAGAGAGACGCGTACATTGCCCTCACTGCGACCATCTAATCAACGTCACTATCGACGCCTCGAATGGCAGTCAGCAATACTACGATGATTGCCCAGCTTGTTGTCACGCCATTCATATGAACGTCGTGGTCGACGAAGTTCATGACACAATCGAATTGTATTCAGATGCTGATGACGAGCAAATATTCTAA
- a CDS encoding riboflavin synthase subunit alpha → MFTGIVLGMAEVIGIDKKDKFQTHTLRFTDKMRDGLEVGASVAHNGCCLTVTEVKGESVKFDLMQETLRITNLGELSIGDFVNIERAAKFGDEIGGHSMSGHINRMTHIVAREESKNNVTLWFEIDESTRKYVLEKGYVGLDGCSLTIGTVENDRFCVHLIPETLQRTLFGKKQVGSSVNIEIDPQTQAIVDTVERVLASKA, encoded by the coding sequence ATGTTCACTGGTATTGTTTTAGGAATGGCAGAAGTCATCGGCATCGATAAAAAAGACAAATTTCAGACTCACACTCTACGTTTCACTGACAAGATGAGAGATGGCCTAGAAGTGGGGGCATCGGTCGCTCACAATGGTTGCTGCCTAACGGTCACTGAAGTTAAAGGTGAATCGGTTAAGTTTGACCTGATGCAAGAGACCTTGCGAATCACTAACTTGGGAGAGCTTTCCATTGGTGATTTCGTGAACATTGAACGAGCTGCTAAGTTTGGTGATGAAATTGGAGGTCACAGTATGTCTGGTCACATAAACCGAATGACACATATCGTGGCGAGAGAAGAATCTAAAAATAACGTCACTCTTTGGTTTGAAATAGATGAATCGACTCGAAAGTATGTACTTGAGAAGGGATACGTTGGCTTAGACGGATGCTCTTTAACGATTGGAACGGTTGAAAACGATAGATTCTGTGTTCATCTTATCCCAGAAACGTTACAGCGTACCTTATTTGGTAAAAAGCAGGTGGGTAGCTCAGTCAACATAGAAATTGATCCTCAAACCCAAGCGATTGTTGATACCGTAGAGAGAGTGCTAGCATCGAAAGCATAG